A genome region from Bradyrhizobium commune includes the following:
- a CDS encoding YgiQ family radical SAM protein codes for MDTQIIAAEKPLMAQARPRKPAPFLPMSRAEMDTLGWDACDIVLVTGDAYVDHPSFGMAIIGRLLEAQGFRVGIIAQPDWHSAEPFRALGKPKVFFGVTGGNMDSMVNRYTADRRLRHDDAYTAGGEGGKRPDRCTIVYAQRCREAFKDVPIVLGGIEASLRRIAHYDYWSDKVRRSVLADAKADLLLYGNAERAVVEVAQRLAAGEAPRELDDIRGVALFRRVPEDYAELHADDLDSADEGATRQKGATVIRLPALEQVEQDKEAYARASRVLHRESNPGNARPLVQRHGDRDLWLNPPPIPLTSDEMDAVYDLPYARAPHPSYGEAKIPAWDMIKFSVTIMRGCFGGCTFCSITEHEGRIIQNRSEGSILREIEKIRDKTPGFTGVISDIGGPTANMYRMACKDPKVEAACRRPSCVFPEICPNLNTSHDDLIRLYRKVRETKGIKKVMVASGVRYDLAVESPEYIKELVTHHVGGYLKIAPEHTERGPLDKMMKPGIGAYDKFKRMFDAAAEQAGKKYYLIPYFIAAHPGTTDEDMMNLALWLKKNRYRADQVQTFLPSPMATATAMYHTGVNPLRGVRHGGSDKVEAIKGLRQRRLHKAFLRYHDPDNWPVLREALIEMGRRDLIGSQPHQLVPAHQPPGTGKAAGTRRPVRPGGKTQRFTTKGLRVMK; via the coding sequence ATGGACACCCAAATCATCGCAGCCGAAAAGCCCCTGATGGCCCAGGCCCGGCCGCGCAAGCCGGCGCCGTTCCTTCCCATGAGCCGCGCCGAGATGGACACGCTCGGTTGGGACGCCTGCGACATCGTGCTGGTGACGGGCGATGCCTATGTCGACCATCCGAGCTTCGGCATGGCGATCATCGGCCGGCTGCTGGAGGCGCAGGGTTTTCGGGTCGGCATCATCGCCCAGCCGGACTGGCACTCGGCTGAGCCGTTCAGGGCGCTGGGCAAGCCAAAGGTGTTTTTCGGCGTCACCGGCGGCAACATGGATTCCATGGTGAACCGCTACACCGCCGACCGCCGCCTGCGCCATGATGACGCCTATACGGCCGGCGGCGAAGGCGGCAAGCGGCCGGACCGCTGCACCATCGTCTATGCCCAGCGCTGCCGCGAGGCGTTCAAGGATGTGCCGATCGTGCTCGGCGGCATCGAGGCCTCGCTGCGCCGGATCGCGCATTACGATTACTGGTCCGACAAGGTGCGCCGCTCGGTGCTGGCCGACGCCAAAGCGGACCTCTTGCTTTACGGCAATGCCGAGCGCGCCGTGGTCGAGGTGGCGCAGCGGCTCGCAGCGGGAGAGGCCCCGCGCGAGCTCGACGACATCAGAGGCGTCGCACTGTTCCGCCGCGTGCCCGAGGACTATGCGGAGCTGCACGCCGACGATCTCGACTCCGCCGACGAGGGCGCGACACGCCAGAAGGGCGCGACCGTGATCCGTCTGCCGGCGCTGGAGCAGGTCGAGCAGGACAAGGAAGCCTATGCCCGCGCGTCACGCGTGCTGCACCGGGAGAGCAACCCCGGCAATGCGCGGCCGCTGGTGCAGCGTCATGGCGACCGCGATCTCTGGCTCAACCCGCCGCCGATCCCGCTGACCAGCGACGAGATGGACGCGGTCTACGACCTGCCCTATGCGCGCGCGCCGCATCCGTCCTATGGCGAGGCCAAAATCCCCGCCTGGGACATGATCAAGTTCTCGGTCACGATCATGCGCGGCTGCTTTGGCGGCTGCACCTTCTGCTCGATCACCGAGCACGAAGGCCGCATCATCCAGAACCGCTCCGAGGGTTCTATTCTGCGCGAGATCGAAAAGATCCGCGACAAGACGCCGGGCTTCACCGGCGTGATCTCCGACATCGGCGGCCCGACCGCCAACATGTATCGGATGGCGTGCAAGGACCCGAAGGTGGAGGCCGCGTGCCGGCGGCCGTCCTGCGTCTTCCCCGAGATCTGCCCGAATCTCAACACCTCGCATGACGATCTGATCCGGCTCTATCGCAAGGTGCGCGAGACCAAGGGCATCAAGAAGGTGATGGTCGCCTCCGGCGTGCGCTACGACCTCGCGGTCGAGAGCCCCGAATACATCAAGGAGCTCGTCACCCATCACGTCGGCGGCTACCTCAAGATCGCGCCCGAGCATACCGAGCGCGGCCCGCTCGACAAGATGATGAAGCCGGGCATCGGCGCCTATGACAAGTTCAAGCGGATGTTCGATGCGGCGGCTGAGCAGGCCGGCAAGAAATATTACCTGATCCCGTATTTCATCGCGGCGCATCCGGGCACGACCGACGAGGACATGATGAACCTCGCGCTCTGGCTGAAGAAGAACCGCTACCGCGCCGATCAGGTGCAGACCTTCCTGCCCTCGCCGATGGCAACGGCAACCGCGATGTACCACACCGGCGTCAATCCGCTGCGCGGCGTGCGCCACGGCGGCAGCGACAAGGTCGAGGCGATCAAGGGCCTGCGCCAGCGCCGCCTGCACAAGGCGTTCCTGCGCTACCACGACCCTGATAATTGGCCGGTGCTGCGCGAGGCCTTGATCGAGATGGGTCGCCGCGACCTGATCGGCTCGCAACCCCACCAGCTCGTGCCCGCCCACCAGCCGCCCGGCACCGGCAAGGCCGCCGGCACCAGGCGTCCCGTTCGCCCCGGCGGCAAGACGCAGCGGTTCACGACCAAGGGCCTGCGGGTGATGAAGTAA
- a CDS encoding GntR family transcriptional regulator — protein MRSLKLETPKSLSQRVMLRLRQAIIDGEFALGAAISEEMVANSFGVSRTPVREAMGQLQAQGLVVIRPQVGSFVFTPSADDITALCTFRIALEPKAAELAFRHDRDGAVATMSDAIAAMEPAVSDRDNIAYGRADAAFHEALFTHCGNRYLAESYQLVSGRVAALRTNLTSPIDVRTRTSFDEHRKLLDLFARGEFAAFEALMTTHITNSGVVYARAIKAD, from the coding sequence ATGCGATCGCTCAAGCTCGAGACGCCGAAATCGCTGTCGCAGCGGGTGATGCTGCGGCTGCGCCAGGCCATCATCGACGGAGAGTTCGCGCTGGGGGCTGCGATCTCCGAGGAAATGGTCGCGAACTCGTTCGGCGTCAGCCGCACGCCGGTGCGCGAGGCGATGGGGCAGTTGCAGGCGCAGGGGCTCGTGGTGATCAGGCCGCAGGTCGGCAGTTTTGTCTTCACCCCGAGCGCGGACGACATCACTGCGCTTTGCACCTTCAGGATCGCGCTCGAGCCCAAGGCGGCCGAGCTCGCCTTTCGCCACGATCGCGACGGCGCTGTCGCGACGATGAGCGATGCGATCGCCGCGATGGAGCCGGCGGTCAGCGACCGGGACAACATCGCCTATGGCCGCGCCGATGCCGCCTTTCACGAGGCGCTGTTCACCCATTGCGGCAATCGCTATCTCGCCGAATCCTACCAGCTGGTCTCGGGGCGTGTCGCGGCGCTCCGCACCAATTTGACCTCGCCGATCGACGTGCGCACCCGCACGTCCTTCGACGAGCACCGCAAGCTGCTCGATCTGTTCGCGCGCGGCGAGTTCGCCGCCTTCGAGGCGCTGATGACGACGCACATCACCAATTCGGGTGTGGTCTATGCGCGCGCGATCAAGGCCGACTGA
- a CDS encoding FAD-binding oxidoreductase produces the protein MDMVTPAGDPDRLLGRLRDKLGAAAVLTGSDVPARNGNDWSASLPQTPRAVIRPLDAQGVAEAIATCRQARIPFVPQGGLTGLCRGASPDAGWVAISLERMSGIEEIDRASATMTVKAGTPLETIQKAADEAGFFFPLDLGSRGSCAIGGNLSTNAGGNRVIRYGMTRELVLGLEVVLPDGTIITNLNKLMKNNAGYDLKHLFIGSEGTLGIITRVVLRLFPKPRSTMAALCALKDYDAVIALLDAARSGLGPLLSAFEVMWPDYWDVITTRAGVKPPVAAGDSLYVLVEAQGTDESLDAPRFQAWLEELMERGLLVDAAVAQSLAQTQSFWSVRDICAEFGQVLGPHISYDIGLAVARMDDFVTRCKAALASGIKGCESVYYGHIGDGNLHLVSWVTGLAVEQQPKEEMDAIIYGLVREMGGSVSAEHGIGTLKKKWLGHARSEAEIALMRTLKAALDPDHLLNPGKVI, from the coding sequence GGCGCTTGCGCGACAAGCTCGGCGCGGCCGCGGTGCTGACCGGCTCTGACGTGCCGGCACGCAATGGCAACGACTGGAGCGCGAGCCTGCCGCAGACGCCGCGCGCGGTGATCCGTCCGCTCGATGCGCAAGGTGTTGCCGAGGCGATCGCAACCTGCCGACAGGCGCGGATCCCGTTCGTGCCGCAGGGCGGCTTGACCGGGCTCTGCCGCGGCGCCTCGCCGGACGCAGGCTGGGTCGCGATCTCGCTCGAGCGCATGAGCGGCATCGAGGAGATCGATCGCGCGTCGGCGACGATGACGGTAAAGGCCGGCACGCCGCTCGAGACGATTCAAAAAGCTGCCGACGAGGCCGGCTTCTTCTTTCCGCTCGATCTCGGCTCGCGCGGCTCCTGCGCGATCGGCGGCAACCTCTCCACCAATGCCGGCGGCAATCGCGTGATCCGCTATGGCATGACGCGCGAGCTGGTGCTCGGCCTGGAGGTGGTGCTGCCCGATGGCACCATCATCACCAATCTGAACAAGCTGATGAAGAACAACGCGGGCTACGATCTGAAGCACCTCTTCATCGGCTCGGAAGGTACGCTCGGCATCATCACCCGCGTGGTGCTGCGGTTGTTTCCAAAGCCGCGCTCGACCATGGCCGCGCTCTGCGCGCTGAAGGACTATGACGCGGTGATCGCGCTGCTCGATGCCGCACGCAGCGGCCTCGGCCCGCTGCTCTCGGCGTTCGAGGTGATGTGGCCGGATTATTGGGACGTGATCACGACGCGCGCCGGCGTGAAGCCGCCGGTGGCCGCAGGCGACAGCCTCTACGTGCTGGTCGAGGCGCAGGGCACCGACGAGAGCCTCGATGCGCCGCGTTTCCAGGCCTGGCTCGAAGAATTGATGGAGCGCGGGCTGCTGGTCGACGCCGCCGTGGCGCAGTCGCTGGCGCAGACGCAAAGCTTCTGGAGCGTGCGCGACATCTGCGCCGAGTTCGGCCAGGTGCTGGGGCCGCACATCTCCTACGACATCGGCCTCGCGGTGGCGCGGATGGACGATTTCGTCACGCGATGCAAGGCTGCGCTCGCCTCCGGCATCAAGGGATGCGAGAGCGTCTATTACGGCCATATCGGCGACGGCAATCTGCATCTGGTCTCCTGGGTCACGGGCCTCGCTGTCGAGCAGCAGCCGAAAGAGGAGATGGACGCGATCATCTACGGCCTCGTCCGCGAGATGGGCGGCAGTGTGTCCGCCGAGCACGGCATCGGCACGCTGAAGAAGAAGTGGCTGGGCCACGCCCGCAGCGAGGCCGAGATCGCACTGATGCGGACGCTGAAGGCGGCGCTCGATCCCGACCATCTGCTCAATCCCGGCAAGGTGATCTGA